The sequence CAAGTCGGAGGTGACACATACTCACACATCTCCTCTTTTCATGCAGTCATTTGCCTTTGGAAACCACACAGCAGTCACCATTGGTCACACCCTCCCTTACCCCCTGTACAGTGatggcttcaccacaaagatgtTGCAGTGCCAGCCAGGAAGTCTGTGTGGCAAGGTTTCCTGTGAATGTTGTGACACATATTAAATAGCATTAAGCAGGACATCCTTTATAATATTGGTAAACTGCTGCTCAGTCGAGCCCACCATGGATGTACTGAAGCGACCGATTTCACGATCTCCTCTTTCATTCATTGACTTGGATGGCTTGTTCAGCATCATCAGATAACTGACAAAGAAAATACACTCAGATGAGGGATTCAGCCTGATCCctttttcttgtatattttaaTGCCTTTCACAAATGCCCTACTGTGACAAAAATAGTCCTACTCAAAAGAAGTGGTGTATAGTGAATAAAGCCGTGGCACACTGACAGGACTCAGCTTAGCAAATTAGGCCGatctgctcaaagtgctttacacagacGCTGGGCAGCCACTTCAGCCGCTGCCAATGTGCAGCTTCCACCTGAATGGTGAGACATACTGGCATTTAAGTGTCAGTGTGCTCACCACacaatatctgtctatctatctatctatctatctacagttaggtccataaatatttggacagacacaacatttttctaatttaggttcggtacattaccacaatgaattttaaatgaaacaatttagatgcagttgaagtgcagactttcagctttaattcagtggattgaacaaaaagattacataaaaatgtgaggcaactaaagcattttgtaacacaatccctttatttcaggggctcaaaagtagttggacaaattaaataactggaaattaaatgttcatttctaatacttggttgaaaaccctttgctggcaatgccagcttgaagtcttgaactcatggacatcaccagatgctgggtttcctcctttttaatgctctgccaggcctttactggccaacctgagctgaccctctaatgtcctcatttctaatcctgtccatcctaatcacacccaatgcaaagctcagcatctttaactctgccacctccagctctgtctcctgctttctggttgttgccaccgtctccagctcaTATAACAAAGCTgctctcactactgtcctgtagaccttccctttcactcttgctgatacccgtcaggAGCCAGGAGGCcaaaagtccacatgaccgtcatcatcaagttcttccatgtgaaccctgaatactatgaggactgattgaggtcatttatatcCTGCCTACtttgctaaaattaaaatctatctatctattatatagtgcctctcctatctatctatctattatatagtgtctctcctatctatctatctattatatagtgcctctcctatctatctatctatctattatatagtgcctcttctatctatctatctatctatctattatatagtgcctctcctatctatctctctattatatagtgcctctcctatctatctatctatctatctctattatatagtgcctcttctatctatctatctattatatagtgcctctcctatctatctatctatctattatatagtgcctctcatatctatctatctatctatctattatatagtgcctctcatatctatctatctatgatatagttcctttcctatctatctattatataattctAGACTCGTCTCGAGTCCCGACCTTTTTTTTCTCCTCAAGACCCAGAAACCCCTCATTTTGGGCCGTTTTTGCACCGTATTTTGTGCAGGAAGAGACAACctaatgataaaaagtaaaccaacAGGAGTCTTCAGCAAAAtgaatcagaaggacttgaagttgtgcaggctGCACCAACCGACCCCAGGAGGTCATCCTTAATAGCATACCAGGGCTCAAAGTTACTCCcttttataaaactttaaaaaaatggggATTTGTAAAGTAGTcgtgtggagtgtcattttatgctgtcTTGGGGTTGCCGATCATGAATAtgagaatatttttaatatttgagtcTTACCCGGTGGTCCTGGCACTATAAGAGCCACTCATATAAAGTTAAACTGACAAACTTCAAACATAAGCTTGTtgggtattgttttagactacTTTAAGGTCCgggattatgaatatgatgttacttTTGATCCTTTAGTAGGGACCTAGTCCTCTATGGACCCccatcagagggtgaaaatgacaaatttctattacaatcaaaagatatttagattttgaaattttaaactcaagcacatattttaatatttcaagccTCTGCAGCAACTactcttatttattatgtactgcTACCTAATgtagtaaattattacatttcttatgaagacACAAAATCAGGATGACTTATCTTAATTCATACgttttgttgttggtataaagaagaataataattaataataataaacaaacaaaatccaccttaatgaaaggataagtgtgtgcatgtctgtctgtctggttgttatttccctgtcattccaacagatgacgcctCACAAACTTTaatgctgcttttacaaatcccacacaaaatggcatataacagagacatacgcattacatttttcttttcaacagaGGGTACATCAGAAacacttgtagtaataaaatgcattgcatttgatattccaatagatggcgcatcacaaactttaATAACAAATGGCTTATAACAGGGTCAtctgcattgcacttgtcattccaacagatggtgcatcacaaacatttcattttgctttagATTTCAAGCCATTTTATACAGGTAATacagctagtaataaataaaaaaaaataagaaaaataataaaagaaaccaTCATTAATagcacaaatatatacataacaataattctaaattaacaaaaacgaCAAGTGAAtaaatacaaggcaggaacaaatccctggctgTACCATAACACTATCATCAATATCTTAAAATGGACATCCCAGCCACACCATCACTAAGCTTCAAAATAACtagagaaagattttttttagtaGCAAAATGAAATTGTAACTTTCTTTTGTCTAGTAACTCAGCcatttgttcatttgtgtatttatttattgattgcttTTCTTAAAGTGCTTCACAGTCCGGGGTTATGGAGTCACgtcttttattaattatttcatttctgtatttattgACAGATGATAAAAAGTGGATCGGCTATCCTCACATTTTCCTAACGGAGGGTGAAACGGCTAACATCACCTGCTCGACAGAGGGCTTTGCGGACGTCAGATCTGTGCGGCTGAGGCGCAGTGTGGTCCGCCGTACGGATGTAATCGATCTTCAGAGAAGCGGGATCTTTCATGCTTTACCCGAATATAAACAACGCTTGGATTTCCACTGGTCTGTCACCGAAGTGAACATTTTAATCAAAAACGTGACCATGAACGACAGCGACATTTACTCCTGTCAGCTCCAAAAAGAGGCGTTTGACCATTCTGAGTCAGAAATGCTGGTCATCGTGCTGTGCAAAGGTGAGTGCCAGGGCCCAGTGGTCTGCTCTGGCCACGCCGGCGCTTTGAAGAGTTCACTTGACTTGTGTCCTGAAATCGGCCCAATGCGGCTGAAGGGTCCTCACTGTTTTAGttgactttgtgttaaataaatgtgtctgTAGCTCATTATTATTACAGGTTTAATTTGGTCTAACTAACAAATTCTCGAAATGTCTTTGAAACTTCAAGAAATGtgaaaaatctataaataaagtgtcatgtctgtttgttttgtttttttttagctgtaGACGTCATGCCTAATAGTGTGTCAGAGCACAATGCAGTAGATCAAAGAGACGTTCTCATTGTGCTGTTTGTTGCATTTATCATCTGCATCGTCTCCTGTGGACTCGCCTTCGTGTTAAAGAAAGTAAGTATGGAGAATAAAACCCACCATCTTGACTCGTAGTCCACACCACTGTAAAAACGTCTTTAGTATTCTTGCAAGTAGCTTCCGTGTTTGAATGAAGTCAATCCTACGTCTTTCCCTGCCATGAGCTTCTTGTATTGAATGTGTTTGACTGAACTACCACAGCAAGGCTGACCAATCAgatcaaagtcaaactgaccaatcagattgctctaaggcaggggttctcaacatcgatcctggagaccccctgtggctgcaggtttttgttccaaccagattcctaatcagtgacaacaccttatagcactgatctcatttaattagctgctattttttttcttttattcgacattcagaaaagcatagcagcatgatttttacatttataagacatttataaatatttctgcttttgctatagatttaaatgcttacctCTCTTTTGATGATTTCATTCTAagttgccctttctctgtgcagttttttcccctttattgtatcttaataatgacaatttaaaacgagcagagcagacacccaggcaaacaacactaaataatcaaaggctgcaactactttagagtctgacccactaattagtaaataatggattaattcaacaattagaacacctagaaaagtagaatgaaaatcaagatgaaaatactgttaaaaagaaaaaaatacattattcctatataactgcttggtacattttaaattactgtatatatatatatatatatatatatatatatatatatatatatatatatatattaggaaatttagttttctaattaatatattgttccttaaacacagaacttgggaaacatcagttcaattaaaaacagaagctggttggaacaaaaacctgcagcgacagcgacgttgagaacccctgctctaagggattggacacacacacatacatacattagtgttttattatatagatatagtaatcaattacatttatattaagtTTTTCTAGACACTAggcactttacatagacaatggGGAGCCACTTCTACCAAACCAAAGtgaatatgcattgcatttctcatttcagcagatggtgcatcacaaacattaacacttcttttagaaatcccataccaaatggcttataacagagGCATGAGCATTGCATCTGTCaaaccaacagatggcacatcacagacattaacacttcttttccAAATCCCACacaaaatggcacataacagaggcATGTAcgttgcatttgtctttccaagtgatggtgcaccacaaacattaaccctGGTTTTACTAATCCTATAACAAATGGCTTATAACAAAGGTATATGCATTGtgtatgtcattccaacagatggtacaccaCAAACATTgatgctgcttttacaaatccagtAACaattggcatataacagagacatgtgaattgcatttttcataccaacagatggcacatcgtaAGCACTAATGCTGCTTTTCTCACACCAAATTGCTTACAATACGGATATATATTCAGCCATCCTTGCGCCAGtatgcttaccacacattagctatcagGTGGTGATGGGGTGTGACAGACAGTTATCCAAAAATGGACTGAATGACCAAACCAAggtgggtaatttagccaggacatggGGGTACACCCTGCTCTTTTTGAAGCATACCCAGGAATCTTTTGTGAGCACAGAGAGTGAGGATAATGACACCAATTTTTAGAACACAGTGTTCCTGTCACTGCACTTGGGGACATTGTGGTCCACACACAAACCACCGGGTCAGTGCCCCCTGGTGACCTCACTATcaatccaagcttttcctagattgtCTTCCATTCAAGTAATGGTTGGGCCTTAACTTGCTTAGCTTTAGGTGGGCGGCCTGTCCTGaaatgcaggtggtatggctgccgGAACTTCTGGACTTCCCATTGAATTCTTAAAAGGATGTTGTTTTATATGCTGTTTTGCTTACCCCATATAGTTTGCAATGATGGtcgaaaaaaaaatgtaattctcatgttttcatgcagaacggaCCATCCAAAGGGTACAATGGTGACCAGCGCTGAGTAGCATTAAATTAGATCAAAGCATCCCTGAAAATATCACATGCTGCTCGTGTCGCGTAATCCACATTCAAAGCCATCCAATCGTAAAATTCTAACATCCcaaatacacacatttttacCAAAATATTGTTCATATGAAAAGTATTTGAACTGAAGAGCTAACATAGGAGCTTGTGTGCTGCTGTATTAACATATTTAACCCTTAACGGATTTATGGCGGGATTACAGATTGTGGAGGGGCTCTGGGCGGCCATACAGACGGCCCTGACTGTATTGTCGCTCCATGTTTCTGCTTCCGTGGGACGTGCACCaaacacttttctttcttttgtaagaTGTATGATTGTATTATTTCATCACGCGGAtcttattcttttatttctgcAGGTTTACTTGACCCTTAAGGGGAAGCCGAAGACGAGCTATTCAGTGTATGAAGAAATGTCAGTGGTTAAAAACATTCAGGTTCACTCGTAGGCTGGCTTTGTCCTAAAGGTGATGGAGACGCATGGCTTGGCATCATCCATCCCAGAAATAACTGAGAAGACACTGGAACGGTGTGTGTCGCCGCCTATGGAGACGCTGCCGTGAAAACCTTTCCTGCTTTCTTGATCAGCAGCGCTTTGAGCGACGCAGGACACGCAGTCTGAAGTCAATCCGAACGCGACGTCACGTCTGACACCAGCGGTCATTTGGAGTCGCTTGATGTGCGGCCGTGTTGTGTCCTTCATTTCCTTCTGCAGTTTACTGAAAGATCCAGCGATGAAAGTGTCGGCCGCTGCTCACATAACTGCTTGATTTTAAAGTGTTAAGTAACTGCGTAATTGTAGGAAAGTCGCGCACACATCGGCTTTTTGCTTACCTTTGCTTTGTGTTGAGCGTACAATATATAAAGTAGATCACGGGTAGGGTTTCGTTTTTAAGgcaatacactgtatatatactgtatatagatattgtggtcaccagggggtgctgcagctccccaaacacctgaaACAAACAGGCTTGGAGGCACGTGCTCTTTTCAAAGGGTGTTATTACGTGTGAAGCCCTTACAGCGGTAATTGTTTCCCACAGCACAATCTCGGTTTCTCACAATTAGCGACCCGCAACTCTCTTGTCTCTCTCCTTTGCTCCTTACAGCAAGCTTTGTCCCCATCCTCCTAGAATAAAGTGGGGCTGCTCCTTTTATACAAAACCCCAGAGTACTTCCTGTGAGGCTGGAGCCCAACCCAGTAGGGCTGACTTGTCCCCCTAAGGGTCTtctgcaccccctggcggcccccacctAGCCCAACATGGTTGAGCCACAGAACTTCAGTTCTCAAGGTGCCGTATGGTGCAATTTTAAATCGTTTCCCACCAATGTACAGTCTTCAGTCTTCTCTtttcctctgtctctctctcgtctTTACTCCTCCAGCAGGTTTAATCAACCGCATGACTCTAGCTCTTCCTTGTGAGGCAGGTAGctcctttaatccatccattatccaacctgctatatcctaactacatggtcatgggggtctgctggaggcacagggcgtaaggcaggaaacaaaccccgggcagggtgccagcccaccgcagggcacacacacaccccacactcacacacacacactagggacaatttaggatcgccagtgcacctaacctgcatatctttggattgtgggaggaaacccacacagacacggggagaacatgcaaactccatgcagggaggacccgggaagcgaacccagacgtcTAGACGTTTACTTAAGGCTAAAACCTCTAAAAGCTGCACTATCCACTGTGACCATGCcacccattttatttatatatatatatatatatatatatatatatatatatttattatatatatatatatatatatatatacatatacaggtagtccccaggttacggacatccgacctacgacatacaaacggggccgcagctgcgacgcatgcatcTCAGTAACTGCAGCtctgtcatcttcagcctggggactctgcaagcggtggctggatggaggctggagaagggtgattttgctgctcgcgcagtgtagtgtacCTTGGGCGGCTCCCGGTGCCAAGcgatttcactgcctgcccaccacacattgCTGCCCTGTTCATTattggtgggcggctggtgatgctgcaagcggtgacccagttgtggttgaacggaggccattgagggtgaatgggacagtgggggggtagcattgtagtgtgcctcggatggctgcctggtgaatgggggcgattcactacccgcctttggccacaccgtgttcgttctcggtgggtggacgctgcaggtggcatactgtagtggaggtgactgtgaggtgggctggtgatgaaccgcccgtcgatgcccccattcattctcaatagcaagcctgcttgtactgttacgcacatagcaggaagttgtctcttgtcagtacatcagacgtgttgacgacgggtgccttcctgctgtgatagcatgtatagtgctgtgcagaagagctcatcttaaccttttgtcttcacccttcaacaatgtctctgaaacacaaatctgatgcaagtgctggtgagacagtaaagaagagaaaaaccatcaccattgaaaataaagtagaaataagaaAAAGGTCAGAGGgaagtgaaactccatcattcattggcagaacacttggttacagtcggtcaataatagcatttattaaaataatgtacctgttccgacttgcatacaaattcaacttcagaacaaacctacagtccctatctcgctgcctatatatatatatatatatatatatatatatatatatatatatatatatatatgtgtgtgtgtgtatgtgtatatatatatatatatatatatatatatacactgctcacaaaaattaaaggaacactttttattgggcctggcatgaaatcaattaaacctgtctgataattttctggttggttaagcagctgaggtcattgttaatcactttcagctgtattggtgttcatggacttaacgacaggtgcactaaagtggcaacaattagaaaaccctcaaaacaggactggttttacatgtggaggtcatttcaagtttctccctcttgatctttttggctggttttccactcgtgctagttttggcttgagtaatcatctctactggcagtatgaggcgattccttaaccctacagaagttgcacaggttgtccaacttctccaggatggcacatccacacgtgctgcagcaagaaggtttaatgtgtctcccagcacaatctccagaacatggaggagatttcaggagactggctgttattctcggagagctggacagggccgtagaaggtcctcaacccatcagcaggaccgatacctgctcctttgtgcaaggcggaacaggctgagcactgctcgtgccctacagaatgacctccagagggccactggtgtgaatgtctctacccaaacaatcaggaacagacttcatgaagatggcctgagggcccgacgtcctgtagtgggccctgtgctcactgcccagcaccgtggagctcgactggcatttgctcaagaacaccagaattggcaagtccgccactggcgccctgtactttttacagacgagagcaggttcaccctgagcagctgtgataggcgtgaaagagtctggagaagacaaggagaacgatatgctgcctgcaacatcgttcaacatgacaggtttggtggtgggtcagtgatggtctggggaggcatatccatggagggacgcacagacatctactgcgtaggaaatggtgctctgactgccataaggtatcgagatgaaatccttgaacccattgtcagaccctacgctggtgcagtaggtcctggtttcctcctaatgcacgacaatgcccagcctcatgtggcaagagtatgcaggcagtacctggaggatgaaggaattgaaacaattgaatggccttcacgatcccctgacttaaacccaatagaacatctgtgggacattatgtttcggtccattaggcgccgccaggttgctcctcagactgtacaacagctcagggatgccctcatacagatctgggaggaaatgccacaagacaccatccgtcgtctcattaggagcatgcccgacgttgtcaagcatgcatacaagctcgtgggggccacacaagatactgaaaagcattttgagtagcagaaattaagtttttgaaaaaatggactagcctgccacatcttcatttcactctgattttagggtgtctacacaattgagccctctgtaggcagaaaacttttatttccattaaaagacttggcatccttttgttcctaagacattgccctgtcgttatttgtatagatatccaacttcatattgagatctgatgtatctaatgtgtttctttaaagtgttcctttaatttttgtgagcagtgtatatccatccatccattttctaacccgctgaatccgaatagggtcacgggggtctgctggaaccaatcccagccaacacagggcacaaggcaggaaccaatcctgggcagggtgccaacccaccgcaggacacacacaaacacacccacacccacacccacgcccaatttagaatcgccaatccacctaacctgcatgtctttggattgtgggaggaaaccggagtgcccggaggaaacccacgcagacacggggagaacatgcaaactccacgcagggaggacccgggaagcgaacccgggtctcctaactgcgaggcagcagcgctaccactgcgccaccgtgccgccccagcagtgtatatgtatatatatatatacagtatttgtttaccTGTTTTAACTAGTTGTTGTTAACTCAGACAGATGCAGAtacaagtccagcacaacacatGGCTTTAATTttgctgtgggaaacgcttcccaaaTGATTTCCCACCAACCAGCACAGTACAACACAAATTGCACACAGCGatgccttttccttcttctttctttgttgTTGTCTCTCTCTTACTGGCTCCACTCCTCCACCAGCCAACTTCCTCTCCTCCCTCCCGATCCTGGCTCCTGGAGCAATGACAGCTGGCTTTATTTATGTTGCACCCCGTGGCCTGGTAGCACGATCTGGAAGCCCTGACGAAGTTGGGCTCGCTAATCCCCACAACACCCCCTGGGCTGAGTTgcagaactccatgtcccatgatgctcTGTGGGGATCTGATACACTGCCCCACAGTATTTTGGGGGGTTGGGTTTGTGGGTCTGCCATCTGGTGATCCAGGGAAGATAGTGCAGGCTTTCTCTCTCCAGGTCCTTCCACTGTgcaggtgtcctggccgggtaagggcatcagctgtctgccacaatatatatattttataattctttatttttattactattagcTTTTAttcaatgtaaagcactttggtcaactgtTAGCTCTTTGAaatgttctatatatatatatatataaataaaacctataaAGTGATCCTAATAACTCATTGACTTGTAAAATTCTGTATTTCATCATCTCATATGTTTAATGACCTTAGAAGTTGCCTTTCCTgacaaataatacacaaaacttCCTCTTTACAAGTTTCCATTATGTCCACTGCAGAAGTGAAGGTCTGCCTGGAACGGAAATCGACACCATCGGGCGTTTTACTTCTTCAGAACTCGTCCTTCACCCTCGCACGtatacacagtggattcagagcACTTCTCCATTTTTTGTGTtctgttatgtcacagccttgtgctaaaatcctttaaattcattttgttattcccCCTTATCAGGCAACACTCagtacctcagaatgacaaagcgaaaacaggacTTCTGGGAATTTCTTACAAATGTATTAACACACAAGTATAGTCAAGCCCTTTGCTATGAAATTGGGCTCGGGTGCCGTACATTCCATTCTATCGATCATCGTTAAAATACTCGAAATAAATACGGGAATTATTATATTGGCAGGCAACATCGCTGCTAGGAATTTCTCTTGAGTTCCGTCTGTAAACGTGACaaggtaaatacaattaaacGACACAATACGAgttctgtctattaaataacgagCCTGTGTTTCCACGGTGTGAGGACTGATGAGCGCTGGCCATACCTGCACGACAAACGACAACACTCTCTGCCGTTTAGATTGTCACTCACCGTTTATTGCAGTTGTGTGTGCCGGAATCCTGCTAAGTTTAAAAGCTGAGCAACATGTCAATTTGAATTTTTtagtaaaactgaaaacaaaagaccGATAAAATCTTTTGAAATGCTTAGTGAGGCTTATGGGGGAAGACGGCATGGCTCGTGCGCGTGTGTTTGAGTGGCACAAAAGATTCAGTGGAAGGAAGGACGTGAGAACGTGGAGGATGATGAGCGCCCTGCATGGGCGACCTTCCACTTCAACAACCgaagaaaatgtagaaaaaattaaCCAGATGGTTTGAAAACACCCATGTCCGAATGATCGCTCAAATAAAAACATCACGAATCTCGTGTTATGATGATATAAATGCGCCCAACGTTTACTGTAACACCTCAAGCGCCTTTCACGTTTGCAGAAATTCGTGCTGAAGGTCAACTGTCAGAACAACACGAATACCCACAAAAACACACGCATGTTAAAATGTTGTTGATAGTAGCCGCTGTCTGCGAGTTCGCGCGGCCGTGTCTGAAATATCCCTTTGCACTTTGAGCGCATTTCACGCTGAGACTCGAGGTAAACGTCAGCTGTATTCGTCCAAATGAATGGCAAGTTTCAGGGGGCGCACG comes from Polypterus senegalus isolate Bchr_013 chromosome 17, ASM1683550v1, whole genome shotgun sequence and encodes:
- the LOC120517785 gene encoding uncharacterized protein LOC120517785, which gives rise to MESLLLVRVLLFQLLMGPSASYDKKWIGYPHIFLTEGETANITCSTEGFADVRSVRLRRSVVRRTDVIDLQRSGIFHALPEYKQRLDFHWSVTEVNILIKNVTMNDSDIYSCQLQKEAFDHSESEMLVIVLCKAVDVMPNSVSEHNAVDQRDVLIVLFVAFIICIVSCGLAFVLKKVYLTLKGKPKTSYSVYEEMSVVKNIQVHS